The nucleotide window TGACTATCACATCGGGTGCGTAGCGCGCGACCTCGGCGACGCCCTCTACCGTCGTCACCTCGCACATCTCATGGCCGAACCCCCAGGTGTGATAGCCTGCCCTGGGGCCGAGGTCCACGATCTCACTGCCGAGTTGTCCGGTCCCGCCGACCACTGCGATCTTCATGTCCCTTTGCACCCGCCCTTGGTAGCCACGATGGACGCCAGAAAGACCAAGCCGACTGTCTGCCCTGCCGACAGCATCCCCGCCACCTCGTCAAGCACCGCCTCTTCGTCGGCCCAGTCCCGGCAATGATTGGCGAAGTTCTTGGACGCCTGCTGCTCGCCACGCGACAGCAGCGGCACGGACATGTACAGCCGACCTTCAGGCCGCAACCGCGCCGCAATCTCCCCGACGACCTTGTGCCCGACAGCCTCCGGCAGATGCTCATAAACCTCAGTGAGCACCGCCACGTCAAACTCGCCCTCGGGCAAGGCCTCCTCCACGAAGTCTTGCGACCAGTACTCTACACCGGGACTGTAGTACAGGGAGCGCGCAATGTCAATGGCAGGGGGCCGGTCCACCGCCACCACGCGCCCCGTCGTCTGCAACCGATACAGCCGCGTTGCGAGCCCGCACCCGCACCCCACGTCAAGCACATCGTCAG belongs to Armatimonadota bacterium and includes:
- a CDS encoding class I SAM-dependent methyltransferase, which codes for MARRERKDLTLEDYRELVAAAGEFMFPEHWAMVGNIGTIASHIHHYNAVANAIEAADDVLDVGCGCGLATRLYRLQTTGRVVAVDRPPAIDIARSLYYSPGVEYWSQDFVEEALPEGEFDVAVLTEVYEHLPEAVGHKVVGEIAARLRPEGRLYMSVPLLSRGEQQASKNFANHCRDWADEEAVLDEVAGMLSAGQTVGLVFLASIVATKGGCKGT